In Amycolatopsis coloradensis, one genomic interval encodes:
- a CDS encoding shikimate kinase, with product MTPRAVIIGPPGSGKSTVGPALAARLGLAFRDSDDDIVASVGKPITDIFAEEGEPAFRALEEEMVAKALAEHEGVLSLGGGAPITPGTRERLAGHTVVFLNVGMAAGVQRAGLSTARPLLAGVNPRATYKALLDARLPVYREVATFEIETDHLTADEVVEAALIGLNEISKDRA from the coding sequence CGCCGGGCTCGGGCAAGAGCACGGTCGGCCCGGCGCTCGCCGCCCGGCTCGGTCTCGCCTTCCGCGACAGCGACGACGACATCGTCGCGAGCGTGGGCAAGCCCATCACCGACATCTTCGCCGAGGAGGGTGAGCCCGCCTTCCGCGCGCTGGAGGAGGAGATGGTCGCGAAGGCACTGGCCGAGCACGAAGGCGTCCTCTCGCTGGGCGGGGGAGCGCCGATCACGCCGGGCACCCGCGAACGCCTCGCCGGGCACACCGTGGTCTTCCTCAACGTCGGGATGGCCGCGGGCGTCCAGCGCGCCGGGCTCTCGACCGCCCGCCCGCTGCTGGCCGGGGTGAACCCCCGCGCCACCTACAAGGCGCTCCTCGACGCGCGCCTGCCGGTGTACCGCGAGGTCGCCACGTTCGAGATCGAGACCGACCACCTGACCGCCGACGAGGTCGTCGAGGCCGCCCTCATCGGGCTGAACGAGATCAGCAAGGACCGAGCATGA